A segment of the Gossypium hirsutum isolate 1008001.06 chromosome D10, Gossypium_hirsutum_v2.1, whole genome shotgun sequence genome:
CAATAGATGTAGAACCCATGCTTCGTGCTCCGCCTCCACTTTCATATATTTCATACTGTTGCTAGGTAtggtttttaatgaaattttaggAGGGGGAACGAATACATCTGAATGTAGGAAAAAAAATGGATACTTATTTTTTCAGGTTATTAGGCATATAGACTGCATTAAGTGAAACAAGTTTCAGTGAAGCAGCCTACAATTATTTGATGCCTGTAAAATAACTGGCATAATCCTTCCATCAACAGGGAATATGTTATCGTTCTAGGTAAACATTAAAGCATTGAGCGTAGCTGCTGATCATGTTTGGTCCTCACATGGCTCCTACTAATTTCCTTCACGCTACAACAACCAGACAGAACCATTGTGAGTTCAAGCTCCTCTTTTAGCATTTCAAGCACTCGGTTCACTCCTTTTTCCCCTTTTGCTGCTAGTCCATAAACAACTGCCCTTCCAACCTATTACACATCCATTACCATTCAAAATTCTCTTATTACGCCCATATTACTAtttgtatgtgtgtgtgtgtgtacagGAAATCATACAGAAGCTCTGTGATTTCATGATTTAACTTGAAGGTAAATGTGACAAAGAATAACATAGCTTACTAGGACAGCTTGAGCACCAAGGGCCATTGCCTTGAAAATATCAGTTCCTCGCTGTATTCCTCCATCAACCAAAACTGGAACTTTTCCTCCAACAGCATCAACTACCTGTGACCTCAATAAGAAATTTCAGTAATCTCTAGTGTGTATATGCCTTTAACTAAGAACATATGAAATTTATAGCTGCAACTATGCCACGGTCACCATCAACAATAGTAAGTGAAGTGGAGCACCTCTTCTAGAACAGAAATTGTAGCAGGAGAATAATCTAGCTGCCGACCTCCATGATTGGAGACAATCATCCCATCAACACCTACTTCCAAAGCTTTTATTGCTGTGAAATATATATGCCAATATTGACCAAAATCAATATCCAAGCGCTTCTTTTAGAAGCCTTCTAGCGGAGAGATTATACTCCTTATAATCTATCCTAGATAACAAAGAGAGAAGGAGATGAAGAATATTATCAAGCTCTGCCTCAACCTTACCATCTTCACGAGTGAGCACCCCTTTGATCAGAATTGGCAAGTTTGTAATAGATTTCAACCATGTGATGTCCTGCAGGAATATAAGAATGTGATAATTAACAAACAAGACTACCAGAACCATGGATCTCATGTTAACCCCAGACTTCCCCTCCAACATCAACATTAACAGAGAATAAATTGTTCATTTACATGTATGAGGCCCTATGCTAAGCGTTTAAGCCAACAAGTACAAGTTTCCTAACAACTAAGCATTAATTCAAACTCGTGGGGTGGTCGAAGAATATCAGTCCTGAGCTGAGAACCATAGGAAAAGTCACTTTCTTTTTACATAACCTCATGCAATCGTGGTTCACAACAACAGTTTTGCAACCTAAGCACAGTGTCAAACTGGATGGAGGGAAAACAAAGCCAGAGTGCAACTTCTATATCATTGAAACATATCCCGAAACAACCTGGATTGATTACTCATTTTTACCTCCCAACAGAAAGAAGCATCAAGAGTCCCACTGGCCAGAGCAGCCAAACCTGAACCTTTTTCATCCTGTAAAATTTATTACAGGGAATATATTTGTTATTAAGCACATCAAACAGGCATAATGAAAACAAGTTTTGTCTCCGTTAGATAAAACAGATGAATTGGATAGGGGATATTCGACTTACAGAAACAAATTTCGTTGGTAATAGACCCTCCAGGTTCTTCAGCGGAGGTACAACCAGTCTGCAAATGTTCATCACAAGTAATCTTTTCACATAGGATGCATAAGAAGTAACTTTTCATGTATGACGTTAAACTGGAACAGTATTTCATCTCAATGATTTAAAGCAGATTAATCTACACAGTTAAAAGCAACTCAAGTTTTagttgatagaaaatgaaagtgaGAATGCTGATATTTCACTTGTTCTTAACATCTGCCTCCCTTCTGCCAAGTCTTGGAGAATCGACAGTTAGGACAATAGCTTTATATCCATTATTTTCAGCTCTCTGCACCAGCTTAGCCGATATATCCCGTCTCTTATACACCTATTTGGAGCAAACCAAATTAGTGTTCCTTTCCTGTTGATGGTATGGACATAAAAGAAACTATTGAAAGAGCTCTGGTAAGGCCAAATATACATATAGTTGGAAGAAGCGAATAGCATCGCAGCAGGCTGCTACTTCCTCCAATGAGTAGGTAGATGAGGTGGATAAAACCTGGAAATAGACAATAATTTCAACATCAAAATTTAAGGAAGTCTTTTTTGGGCCATAACCTTTGAGTAAAATTCGTGTGTATTATTAGTACCATTATCGTGTTACACGCAGATGCAGCTCTGGCAGTTGCGATCTCTCCTGGAATGAAAATAGAAAGGTATTCAATACaagtttcaaaataattaatattgagaaCTCTTTGAAGAGGACTTTAGACCTTCAGGGTTTGCGAGCTTTTGCAAAGAAGTAGGGGCAATCATAACTGGCATTGAGATGTTATAACCCAACACTGTAGTTGATAAATCAATGCTCCTCACATTTCTAAGAATTCTAGGCTGAATACTGACAAGTCACATACCATAATCAGTAACATGATCGGAACAAGCTTTGCTATAGAGCGTTAATTGATTTTAAACACATTACATGATTCTTCTAAAAGCTTCCTCATTCTCTTTTAAGGTGTACTGATCCTCTGCTCCTCCAGTGTAGAAATCATAGTACATTTTTGGAAGGGCTTGCCTTGCTAATTCTCTGAATTCATTGACATTAACAGGTTCTTCTGTCATTGTCCTGGTTTCCTGGAACAATAATATGATGTTTAAACTTTCAGGTTTACCTAGCTTTAATTACCAACAAGCCAATGTATAAGTTACAGAATAGATCTTAGAAGAGTTGTGATATACAGACCTTTATTGCCAGAATCCGAGCAATGTTCCTGCAGAAGcttctgaaaaaaaaaaatgCTGCTGTCATTAATATTAAAGATGAAATGCTTATATAACGTATGGGATTCTCAAGCTTTTATTACATACTAGATATTTAAATTGTAAGCGGCAAGCGGGCATGAAATCAAGGGAACTCTTGAATGATGAGCTTTATTGACAGAAGGGAGAGGGAGCTGTGTTATGATTACTAAGCATTCTTAGGTACAGATATGTAGGTTTAAGCCGGTACAACAAAACTATAAGCTAATCACTTTTAAAACAAATGAACTCTTGCTCACATATCAATATCTGAATCACATGATGTCATTTTATAGCAAGCATGAAAGAGACTGAAAGTGGCTTGAGTGCCATGAAAACCAGTGCATGTATTGAAGCTCAAAAGATGACGATGAATTACCTCTTGAAGCAGAAAGCTTCTCCAgaaatatttttctcttttcttgagaTTCTCTGCAACAATAAATAATGAACTATAAAAAATGATCTAGTTGTGTACCTTTCTACTTTTTAATTCTTCTGAATTTTCCACGCACCTCAAGAAAAGTAAAGATTAGTTTTGTCTGTATTCGTTTTAATCAACCTTAGATAAAGCTTAACTATTGCTAGTCAAGTTGCAGATAATCTTTCTCAGCCAGCTCATGTCCTTTTCCCAACCTCTTACgattcattcatttttttcaGTATTGGACCATGGCTCTCTTGTTTTGGTCTAGGGTTCATGAGAATAAATTACGGGATTAAATAGAGCACATCAATTTTGTCTTATGTTACTTGGATTCTGGTATAAACATTTGATACCCATACATGTTCAACAAGAGTATATTTAATTTATTgcaaatattttcatatatttaaagaATCTTTTAAAGGGTTGTAGAATACATATAAATCCAAgacttgtataaaaaaatattcaagacCGTCGACATAAGAGATTGTCAAGTTTACTGGTAAATATTTACTCTAATGGTAATGGTTATGAATTCTGTTAAGGCAGTTTCAGTTCCAAGACAATGGCAATATAGTAATCTCCAAATAAAAGTGACTGAAAACATGATTCTTAATTACTCCTTTACACTATGAAAAGTCCCATCAGTCTTTCTACATAAAAATTTTTTGATTGTTCATAAAGCCATCTTACTTGAATTGCCTTTGGCACCTCTTTCCTCTGCTACATGCAACTCTCTTGGTTCATGCAAAAATTTGCAATTTTCTCCATAATAGCATCGTCCTTGAGAATAATATCGGCAAATTTGTTGCGAAAGGAAGCCTTGTCTCTCTGGTGGAGTTGCTGGATGACAATGGTTCATGCTTTTTAGCCGTTGTCTACGATAATTCGTCTCTGGAAATTCATTTGCTATGAATCTGCCATTGGTAAGATTCCAGTATCTATCCATAGGGAAGTTTGGTTGGATGCTGTTCAAGTAAATTTTATCACCCTTTTGAAGCTGCACCTCCTGAATGCCACTGGTCTCAACCAAATTATGAGGAACTTGATTTCGTAAATCATTGTTATGACTAGAAACTGACTGACGACTTCTAATTGATAGCTTCTCCAAATCAAAAAGCAATCCTGACCCATGGTTTTGACTTGTTAGGTGTCCTCCTTCAACAATTGAACCTGATTGTTGATGTTGGGGTGCTATGAACCCTGAATTAGTATATGAACTTGGCTGTCGAGGTTGAATTtcctttgttgttgttgttgaacTTAACTGGGTCTGGgactttttcttgttcttttcttctctttttaagACTCTAAAGTCCAACATGATAATAGTAACTAAAATGAGATTCTAGGATTAATCTCTTTCTTTTCTGGATTTCTGAATTAGTGCAGAATACTTAGCATCACTCTAAACTAATATTGAATCTTTTGAATCAGAACCAACATTTACCTATTTGATCTGAGCATTTTCCTCCTTTCCTTTTCCTGGATCCGCTCTTCTCTATCTGACCTGGCTAGTAAGCCCCTTGAATGCTTTTCCACCAAAACTTTTTGCCTCTCCCCTTCATCCTCCCATCTCTGATGAATACTATTGGTAAGCTAGCATCATATTCAAAAATCAACGGACAGCTGAAAATGTAAACCATTGAAATGGTTCAAACCTGTCTCAAGGTCTTTAGTCGGTAAAGGTTTCGACCCTTGATTAGGAGGGGATGAAGTGGAGGAAGTGGTTTCTCTCCTTTACTCCAAAGGACCTCTATCTGATCACATTAGCCACAAACATTGTGTTAAGGACTATATTAACTTTGAGGCTAACATATCATCTTCTCAAAAGGATCATATCAAAACTGCATGTCTTCTGCATGCTGTTGTAGGAAACTCTGCATCAAGGTTGCTCAGAGTTTTATAAAACAAAGGAATCGGGTATGTATATAAACCGATTGTTTCATTCAGTGATCTTTCTCACTCAAGTTATTGCCTCAAGATATCATTTAAGCCGTAATTGGATGTAGCCCAACTAGGAAAAACAGTAAACAGTTTAAATATCTGGTTCTCTTTATCTAATCTAAACACGTTTATTTCTGTCTTTGACTCACAGTAAATGTATGCTGCTGCTTGGCACTGCCATAGCTTTCTTTGACAATGCGCCCTACAACAATTCTTGTACCACATGGAGGACCAGAAGCTCTTCGCGGTGCCATGTTAAACCTGAAACAATTTGTAACTAATATGTGGTAACAAGATATAGAAATCAAGGATAATTAGATAATATAAGTTGGAAGCTATAAGAACATATATATGCTCAACTTTCAAAGATTTTTCACATACAATTTGGAGGACCATAATCATATCCttgctaaagaaaaaaaaatgaggaaTTCAGGATAAAGTGTAGCCAAGGTCCATATCAAAGGATATTTTGCATGTATgctaaaagagaaaaaataaaccTTACATTTCATAAACTTTCTGCTCAAACATAACAACATCACCAGTGCATGCATCACCTGCACCAGATTCCTTTGATTTTTAgaacaaatttaaaaagaagGTAGGCACAAATCTAAAGAATCCCATTAGCTTGTATAATGTAGAAAGATACAAACTGATAGATATTAAGTGTTTCCTATAATTGTTAAGCTGGATTCATAAACTCTGGGTTCGGTAAAATGTTCACCTTTGCAGTTCACTGCAAAGCTTGATAATGGATATTTCTTCTCCCCTCCATTTGAGATTCTAAAATACagaaaaagaataattaaagAAACAAAGGCCAATCAAAGCAAGGCTAAAGAATCATGAATGATGCTAATGTAGAAAATGGATATTACTCTAAATGCTCCTTTATGCGTTGAAAAAGAACATCCTTGTTTCCACTCAATCTAAGTCCATTTCTCCTCAGATAAACTTTACACTCATCTACTTTAAGCTTCTCTAGCCTCCCATCTGTCAAGCATTGTAACAAGAAACTCACATGTACATAATAAATAACCATGAAATCTATATAATTTCAGTGAAaatgatcctttttttttttagtttctcaTTTCATTGTATTGAGATCATAAACACTAACCTTTAATAATATTTTGAACATTCTCGTAACTTTTATCATCAATGTGTGAAAAATACATCCCCAACTCTGGGTCTTTCACATTACTGAAATCAGAATCCTTGGCAAAACTGCAAATataaacaaaaaccaaaagaaatgaaaaactaTAGCACAACCCATCAtgttaaaactaaattttaaaagaaaacccaattaaattaaattaaatacaaatACTACTATTATTACTGCATATAGGGATATGGGAATTATCATGACCTTGATTTTTTCTTGATAGACAAGTTATGGAACTTGGTGCTAGTGTCCTTTTCATTGCTGTAACTTGAGTCCGTACCCAAATGATAATCCGGGTCGGACTCAGAGCTATTACAGCAATCTTTTTCTTCAAAGATTTCATTGTAATCTTGAGAACTTTCTGGGTCAGaaattgccattgatgaattgcTAGACTAGCAGTGTGGTTCCTGGTTTTAACGTTGAGGTATGGGCTTTTAaggaagaaaatttgaaattcaaagtTTTCTTTACCGTTAGGGTGTCTAATGGGCCcgaataaacatagaaaataccCACTAATCTCTtcatttaattctaatttttatattaaaaaaagtgaaaatggtTGACTCGCAAGATACTCTTATTACATGCGCCGCATTGTGCCTACAATGCGGTATTTATGTTCCTgttagtgtcatgggttgcgcatgggagcccgcaaccatgacacattCGTGTGATCCATCAAGTgggaaggaggtcatttggcccgatcggactgacccattgcttgaagagattgaaggcccatctacaagctcgtcacatatggaaacataatcttcgaggATATACAATCGTAGatttgatatgtaatcttagaagatatgattttgtaatcttagagatttgatttgtagataccATTCGATCTTAGCCATTCATGtacttgatctgtaccgttggatttggagaggctctactataaatagaggcctctcccctcattgtaaatcacttgagttttgaggAATAATAAGAGttcttgagagtattcactcaaacattATTCTCTCTTGTGTTCTTGATATTTCGTGGCTTGTTCTTATTCCGTTCTTCGTTCATCTTTGCTTGATCTTTGAGTGGCTTTCGTGTGTGTTGGTTTTTCAAaggggaattctattgaatcctcaaatcgtgggagttaggctgacttaggcatttttgaagcaagaaactgcctaaggccgcacggattgtgaggcaaaaatcctaagtccgtgacagttggtatccgagccaagttTTTCGAAAGCACTTTTAAAGGATGTCGAGAGAAGTTGGTGAGaatgagccaatggagacccgtgggagggctagaAAGGCTAGTCGATCGAGGGACATGTTGTCGAGCTTGGAAAATCGAGTAGTCAATCTCGAGGAGTCTGTTGGTGACATGAGGGAGACACTCGAAGTGGTCCTGACCCGTATGGAGGAACTGAGGGAAGACAGCAAGGAATTCGTGCT
Coding sequences within it:
- the LOC107916411 gene encoding uncharacterized protein isoform X1, with the protein product MAISDPESSQDYNEIFEEKDCCNSSESDPDYHLGTDSSYSNEKDTSTKFHNLSIKKKSSFAKDSDFSNVKDPELGMYFSHIDDKSYENVQNIIKDGRLEKLKVDECKVYLRRNGLRLSGNKDVLFQRIKEHLEISNGGEKKYPLSSFAVNCKGDACTGDVVMFEQKVYEMFNMAPRRASGPPCGTRIVVGRIVKESYGSAKQQHTFTIEVLWSKGEKPLPPLHPLLIKGRNLYRLKTLRQRWEDEGERQKVLVEKHSRGLLARSDREERIQEKERRKMLRSNRVLKREEKNKKKSQTQLSSTTTTKEIQPRQPSSYTNSGFIAPQHQQSGSIVEGGHLTSQNHGSGLLFDLEKLSIRSRQSVSSHNNDLRNQVPHNLVETSGIQEVQLQKGDKIYLNSIQPNFPMDRYWNLTNGRFIANEFPETNYRRQRLKSMNHCHPATPPERQGFLSQQICRYYSQGRCYYGENCKFLHEPRELHVAEERGAKGNSKNLKKREKYFWRSFLLQEKLLQEHCSDSGNKGNQDNDRRTC
- the LOC107916411 gene encoding peroxisomal (S)-2-hydroxy-acid oxidase GLO4 isoform X2, with the translated sequence MTEEPVNVNEFRELARQALPKMYYDFYTGGAEDQYTLKENEEAFRRIIIQPRILRNVRSIDLSTTVLGYNISMPVMIAPTSLQKLANPEGEIATARAASACNTIMVLSTSSTYSLEEVAACCDAIRFFQLYVYKRRDISAKLVQRAENNGYKAIVLTVDSPRLGRREADVKNKLVVPPLKNLEGLLPTKFVSDEKGSGLAALASGTLDASFCWEDITWLKSITNLPILIKGVLTREDAIKALEVGVDGMIVSNHGGRQLDYSPATISVLEEVVDAVGGKVPVLVDGGIQRGTDIFKAMALGAQAVLVGRAVVYGLAAKGEKGVNRVLEMLKEELELTMVLSGCCSVKEISRSHVRTKHDQQLRSML